Proteins encoded together in one Lathamus discolor isolate bLatDis1 chromosome 3, bLatDis1.hap1, whole genome shotgun sequence window:
- the LBX1 gene encoding transcription factor LBX1, translated as MTSKEEPKPSSGEERRRSPLDHLPPPANSNKPLTPFSIEDILNKPSVRRSYALCGTAHLLSAAEKHPPAGLPLSGRALLSQTSPLCALEELASKTFKGLEVSVLQAAEGRDGMTIFGQRQTPKKRRKSRTAFTNHQIYELEKRFLYQKYLSPADRDQIAQQLGLTNAQVITWFQNRRAKLKRDLEEMKADVESAKKLGPNPAVDIVALAELEPSAEGRGKARAGSPPPPPAAAREPGAPPPPRPTSPPTERPRSRRDSEEEEDEEEEDVEIDVDD; from the exons ATGACTTCCAAAGAAGAACCCAAGCCCTCCTCGGGGGAAGAACGGCGGCGGAGCCCCTTGGATCACCTCCCGCCGCCGGCCAACTCCAACAAGCCCCTCACCCCCTTCAGCATCGAGGACATCCTCAACAAGCCCTCGGTGCGGAGGAGTTACGCGCTCTGCGGAACGGCCCACCTCCTCTCCGCCGCCGAAAAGCACCCCCCGGCCGGGCTGCCGCTCTCCGGCCGGGCGCTGCTATCCCAAACCTCCCCGCTCTGCGCCCTGGAAGAGCTGGCCAGCAAGACCTTCAAGGGGCTGGAAGTCAGCGTACTGCAGGCGGCCGAAG GCAGGGACGGGATGACGATCTTCGGGCAGAGACAAACGCCGAAGAAGCGTCGAAAGTCGCGGACGGCCTTCACCAACCACCAGATCTACGAGCTGGAGAAGCGGTTCCTCTACCAAAAATACCTGTCGCCGGCGGACCGGGACCAGATCGCCCAGCAGCTGGGGCTCACCAACGCCCAGGTCATCACCTGGTTCCAGAACCGCCGCGCCAAGCTCAAGCGAGACCTGGAGGAGATGAAGGCCGATGTGGAATCGGCCAAAAAGCTGGGCCCCAACCCCGCCGTGGACATCGTGGCCTTGGCCGAGCTGGAGCCCAGCGCCGAGGGAAGGGGCAAGGCGCGGGCCGGTTCCCCGCCGCCACCCCCTGCCGCCGCCCGGGAGCCCGGCGCCCCTCCGCCGCCCCGCCCCACTTCGCCCCCCACGGAGCGGCCCCGCAGCCGCCGGGacagcgaggaggaggaggacgaggaggaggaggacgtGGAGATCGACGTGGATGACTGA